GACGAGAGAGGTAGATACCTGAAATTAGAGGGAGAAAGGAGAGGACGATGAGGCGGAGATGAGGGTCATTGGAGAGGTACGTTTCGTAGAGCCACTGGCAGAGCGGGTCGGGACCGGAGCCGGAGTGAGGGGCGGAGAGAGCGGAGGAGAGGAGCAAGTATGCATCGGGGGAGGAGAGAAAGGAAAGCGCAGGGCGGTCGGAGTCGGCAAGTGTAGATAGAGAGAACGAAGAAGAGAAGGATAAAGACAGATCGCTGATGATGGATGAGAGGGCAAGGATTTGAGAACGAGCCTTGGAGATTGATTCCCACCAAGAGTGCATCGGGTCACTGGTGGTGGTGGTCATCGGGTGTGGGGTGGAGGAgaaggtggaggaggaggagggagaaCTGTTGACATTGAAGTCCATGGTCGAAATGAAATTGGGGAAGAAGGTTGGGGTTTCGAGATTTCTTTACTCTCCGGCTGCACTGGTAGTTGGTGCCTCGGTAAAGTGTAGTTACCGTAATGGACTGGATTGCTTCCAATGGGCCTGGCCCATAACTGCCTGTAGACGAAACCAACGTTAACTTCTTCCTCCTCCAAAACAAACGTTAACCTGCCCCCAGTCACGCTCGCGCTCTCTGTGCATCGTTAATCTCGCCACTAATTAGAATATGatgtttttccttctctttacTTGGTTGTGGATTAGGTTTCTATTTCTCTTGGTGCATAGACTGATAGGAGTACAATCCTGGAGTTTCTGCTGTTGCAATCAAGAATTTTACCATAAATGATGAACTCTTTCCTGGGCATTTCCCTGAGAGGCCAATCATGCCTGGGGTTCTCATGGTTGAGGTAATTCTTTGAGTCTTTTCATATACTTCTCATTTCCTTTCTCcttcttgctctttttttttttttttaagctgaCCAACTAATGAGTGATTCTTTGATTCTAACTTTTGTGTTACGTTTCCTAGCTGATGCATTTTTTCTAAGGAAATGAAAATTATTATGTTGTGATGGGCCAATTTACAATTCCTTCATTTTGTCTTACCTTTCGAATTGTGCTTTCTTAAATTTAACAGCCGCAAATAGATTATCAGGAGCACAATTTATGTTCACATTTAGTTGTTCTTTTGGATTTTGGGATCTCTGATGGGAAGGTTTGCAATTTCTTCCTTACCATGTTCACAACCAACCGGCTCATTTGGAAGATTTTCCATTGCTGGGTGCTTTATTAACATTTTGTGGAAATGTTTGTTTCTCGTGCCACTTTGAACTTCTTTGGGATGGAAATTGATGACTTGGAAGTAAATTTTAATGAAGTTCTATTGACAAATATGCTGTAATGCACATTCCCTTTCTTCAATACCACTAGACCCCAGCGGAGGTGGTTCGCTTCATAAAATCTCTTCCATAGCTTTTCAAATCTCATTCAATACAGAGCAGATAGCTGAAAAGAAgacataaggaaaaaaaattgttggcTTTGCCTTCCTCTGTCTGAACAAATATTGGTGTTTCCAAGTTTCAATTGCCTTTGTGATTTCTAATTATTTTTGACGTTACTGTATTTCAACATACTTGTTGACATTTTAAAGTTAACGTTGTGCATCCTAAAAACTTTGTTTAAGGTTTTCAGTTTATGCTTATAGACCTTTACGTGAGAAAATTAGCCTCGTCAACTAGGAGAATAAGATTCTTTAAGTCTTTCCCCAGTATGTAACAATCTATCTTGATCTTTGGGGCCTATAGTTAAGAACGGTAGAGTTAGCATGAGAATAACTCACATTATAGAATTACCTCTTAACTCTTTATGCTTGATTCGCTTCATTCTTCTTTTATACAATGGATTAGTCTTGCTACTGTTGATACATGCTTAAGGCAGTTCAAAGGTATTGAGCTAAATATTAATTTCCACTCATGTCACCTGCCATGTGCTGTTTGTGAGTTGTGGGATTTGtgaaatatatgtttttgatAACACTGTTTTTTGAATTAGCACAAAAAAGAATCTGGTGACCTTTATCTGCTGGTGATGTGATGGAATTGTTCATTTCATTATCATGGTTTCTCTGGTGTTGTAAATGGACCACCTCCTGAAATACTATGAGTGTGTGTCAACATCCATTTGATAATTAATTCATGGAATAAAGTTTTACCGCTAAATGACTGCAAAAAAATCATGTGTAGAAGCATATTTGCATAGCAGCCTGTACACTTCATAGTTTGGACAAGGTAGGATTTTTTTGAAGAAGACAAAAGATTGTAAATGTGCAGAAAATGCATCTGGCTGTGTGTTATGTGATTCATCAGCACCATTGCTCTGGTactttttcatgttctttgtcATGCATTGATAAAGCAAAGCAACTGAAAGGAATGCTAAAAAGTCTTTATTTAGATGTCAACTAGAAATAGTATTGGGAGTAGAATTATTGTTGATTGACCTGACCacaatttttttatatgataattCTAAAAGTTCTTAATTTAGATGTTAACTAGAAATAGTATTGTAAACAAGAATCATTGACACCTTCGGTTGACCTgaatttcaaaacattttatttgttattaattGGGAAGTCTTAGTTGTTTAATGTGAGTCACTACATAGGTGGAATTTTGATAAGCTCCCATAGATGCAGCTAGGTCGTTAATGTGCTTGGTTATGAACTAAAGTCTTAACCTGCTGTAAAACCAAGCTAAGCCAAAGCACATGGAAATCTAAACAACTCCCTAATCATTTGTAAATAAGAATATGTTTAGGTGGTAATTTGTGGGGGAAAAGGCAATTCAACTCCCTAATCATTTGCAAATAAGAATATGTTTAGGTGGTAGTCTGTGGAGGAAAAGGACAATATAACAATATCTCAATCCTttcactttttttccttttttcatctAGCTGTATTAATGCTCTTTGATCCCTTCATTGTACATTTTTAAAGATTTTGCTTTCTTAATATATCTTATGAGTGTGTTTGCCATGAAATAACTTACAACCATTAAAATTTCGTTTTAGTTACAACATTGTAACTTTTGAAATATTGCATTCATCTTCATGGTTGTTCAAATTGCTTTCAGTTAGGTTATAGTTGTTACCATGCATTCTATTTAGTTCCCTTGATCATATTCTTATTTTCTGTTATTAAATGGGCATAGTGTTTCCTTCTTGTTCAAAGATGAATTCCGTATCCTCTTTCTTCAAGGGCCTAATTCTATGAGTTCAAAGCTCATTTGGCTGCAACCTGGAAACTGCTGTATTTCAAAATTCTGTAAAGGGTTTAGTCAATGTTAGATTTGCTAAGTATATTCTAGATAATTTTACGAGGAATGCCACTCGTGGTTGGATCCAGGCAATTGCTGAAACCAGAAGTAGGAGGCTCACTTGAAAAATTCTTCTTTGCTGGAATTGACAAAGTAAGATTGAAGAAATCAGTGATTGCAGGTGACACCTTAGTTATGAGAATGACTCTTGTCGAGCTGCAGAAACGCTTTGGAATAGCAACAATGGAGGGCAAAGCTTATGTTGGGGGTAACTTTGTTTGTAAAGGCGTGTTTTTGATGGCTATGGGGAGTAAATAATTGCTGAACTGGCATAGGGAAGTCAAGTGCTCAATGCGAGAGAAagttcatgcttttgaatttctgGTCAGAAATGTAtttacaatttcaaatttcTAGCTTTCTACAATCCAAGAGCGCCAAGAGGTGTCTTGCCTTGTGCAGCTTCAAAATAGAAGATCAACATGGCCACCATAGCAAGCCTAGCATGCTTAATCTCAGCGAATTTGAGTCTCACAAGCTTCTCAGGATCAGGAACATAAAAACCATCCTTCAGCGTCCCTGCAAACCCCAGTGGATCAAAGAACTTGCCTCCTGGGTACCCCTGTTAACGGGTGGAGTTCGCAAAGTTCTCTGCAGTTCTTGACCATTGACCATGGCATCGCCCATTCCACGGACTGTGAGTCTGGGTTGAAGAAGTCCACCCACTGCTTGCTCTCCACCCAACCCATGAGGAGAAGCTGAGTGCCCAAGAGAGACCCGAATGAAAATGGTGCAACGGCACCAGGAGCTGCTCCGGCCTCAAACCATGGGATGCCACTCCATGTTTGCTCCACGAAGATTCCAACCCCCGTCGCCATAGCCCACCGGCCATGGATGAGTTCTGCTTCTCGGTACCACTTCAGAAATGTTGGGTCCTTGCCTAGGCCTAGTGGTTGAAACCCTAATCACCTGGCAGCCTAAACGAACAGAATTCCGTCAATATGTTAGACTGATGTTAGTACAAGTATACAAGGTGCTTGAGAAAATGCAGCAGAGAGAATTCAGTGTGCTAGAGTAATGTACTATTTATATGTACACAAGGTGTTTGACAATGTGTGAGTGAGTGCTTACAAGCCGACGCCGTTGAGCCACTCGGGGGTCCTTCAAGTTGCCCCCGCCTCTGACACCAGGAATCCAAGACGACTTGGGCTGAACAGCAGCCGCAACCACCAACTTCCTGCTTTCAGCAATGGCAGCACCGCCATCCACTCTCGCTGCACCAGCCAAGAAGGCCTGCCTTCTCCTCTCTCCACTTAAGAAAGAAGAGCCCAACCCATTTAGCACCGCACCGGATGTAGCTGCAGCCATTTTTCTTTCCAGGTTGGATCAGTTGTTGTTGAGTGCCAAGTGAGGATCTAAAGATGTGTTTGTAAGGAGCCATGTAAGATAACGAAAATCTAGAGACCAAATCTTGGTAACTACCTCGGATAGATTTGGGACCAATGAGAGTTTGAGCTCAATCCGCATATCTGTATTGGAGCCAACCGTGTGTACCTTCTTCTACTTACCAACTTGAATCTCAGTCGAGTGGGGGGCCGTTTCCTCGTCTACAGATCAAAAAGTCGCTTTTATTTTGGAGCCAACCGTGTGTACCTTCTTCTACTTACCAACTTGAATCTCAGTCGAGTGGGGGGCCGTTTCCTCGTCTACAGATCAAAAAGTCGCTTTTATTAACTTGCAGATTCGGAGAAATCTCTACCAGTTGTTTGTTCTACAATTGATTGAAACAAAGAAGAACCTGAGTTGATCAGCCTTCAGAATTCTTCTCGTCACGAAATTAAACTGTTATTTATGACTGTTTCCCTGGCTGGAAATGAATCCCTTCAAATATTGTGCTGAGATTTTGATTACTTTAGACTCTAATTGGACTTTTTCTCTATATGCAAGCTTCATTACTTCAGAGTTCAGACTATAATTGCTGAATTGCCATTTTTTCTTCTCACTCTTTTTCCTTATGATTTAGTATTTAGAATCTAATAGTTGTGGTCATGTTTTAGTAATGATTCTCTTTTCTTGTTGATTCCAGGGCAACGCAATTGACAAATGCGAATCAAGTCTCTTGAGCTCGCTAGAAACAACTTGTTTGTTCTAATAAATTCACATTCTAATGTGGCTTTTGATAACTAGTTTGGGTTTATGAGTTTCAGGAAATAGCAGAATTATTGGCTGCAGGATCACAAGAGGTTAACCGGTCTATCGATGTGAAGAGTCTGTTTACAGATGCAGCCCAGGCAGCTGGCTATGCAGGCTACAGGGGTGGCAAACTTGATAATGTTACTGTTATTGTGCCTTTGGTACAAAAGAAATCCAACTCTAACTTACATTAAGTttgctctctttctttctttctattatttattatttgtttcagTTTGTACATATGCGTCCAGATTTTGTAACATTTCATGACCTCTGGTCATGTGTTGGGTTTCGACCTAACTTATCCTATCGTTGTCAGGTGCGAATTTTATATGATGTCATtctcagttaccaaaaaaataccTCCGACCTCGTGGACATATATATCTTTAATGCCAAAGAGTTGGTTAATTGTGCTTAATTAATAGATCTTCCCCTATTGATATTTTCCTCTTCAACCACATTGTATTGTATTTTCCCCTATTGTGCTTAATTTGTAATACATGTGGGAAATTAGACCAACGATTCTCCTTGACAGAAATATCACACGATaatagagaaaattgaaattgagaaaaacaacaatcacaacataagaTTTACGTAAAAAACTTTCAAATAGGAGGAAAAACCACAGCCGTTGTAAAAAgataatcaagagaaaactTCACTACGTAGAAAACTTGTACAACCACACACTGATAATTTTCTTTCACTAAGAAACCCAAGAATATCCAAGAGATTATCATAAGCCCCAATCTAGCCTATGTCTCTAACACCCGCCTATATCTCTAACATCCTACATCTTGAATCTCTAACCGATAGAAACTTAGGCTAAAGCCGAGAGATACACCACAAAGTTATCACCATTTGCTCTCTCTCAACACaaacctttgatttctctctactAAAACATTAGtaaaccactagtatttatagtaaTACAAAATCTCCTAATTCAATTATACCTAGGAGTCCCTACTCGAGATGTtttcaattacaaatatgatCTCTTTCACAATCCTAACTAAATACCACCTTGAAAAACGAGTTTCCACTCTATCGGGACTCTTTCGTAGCAATTAAAACTGTCCAGCTTCGTCCTTTGGTTTTAACACTTgatttttgatcaaaattccGCAATacaacttaatttaattttaacttTGGATTAAACATGGAAGAACTGCATAGTAGAGATGTTGAGGAGAGCGCCGAAAGCTAAAAAACTGAAGTGATAGAACTTTTGGGGTTGGTCGGTGATGGTTATAGCAACATAATATGTGCAGAAAGCCTAAATTGCTGGACGCCAGGGAATATTACGGACAAGCCACTGCTACAAGACCATACcaaaattatgaaatatttaaaatCTTTGTTCTGCCTTTCGGTGCATGCCCAAACAAGTGTGTTAGTCTCTCATGATGGCCATTCAACACTCAATATGAATCCAAATTTGGGTGTTAGACCCTGGCCTTAAGGGTGACAAAAAATCGATTCCGGGTCGATTTTGAGTTGGACAAtagtatgtgtttatgaaatagtTACATGCCCGGATCCTAtctcggattggatttcggatgtACTTGATTGATTAATCTTCAATTGGTTTAAgttcagacaagtaaatcgaaaaTAACTTAATccgagacaaaaaaaaatcggacaagatttatgtgtttcgATTTGGACATGATTTTAAATCGAAAAAAATTGATgtccaaacttagtttaatccagatcggataaattcgatcatccgaTTCTAATAAAGTTTTGTCACCCTTATCTCGTGATGACATGACAAGATAAgttggggaaaaaaattcaCCACTAGCCTCACATAGTAATCACTCAAGTGGCTTTTCATAAAAGTTGTATGCTAGTGACACATGTCACATAGGCAGACTCAACAAAAAGTGGGTTCATGTGATCCTAGATTGGCATGGGTCCCTACAAACTACACGCCATTCCAGCATTtggaatcaatttttttaatggttGGCATGCTAATGCTCTCTATATACAAGAAAGTCGAATCATTGTAAAGAAGCCTAAGAATCATCGCTAACAGAGGGAACCCAATCTTTAAAAGAGAATTGGATACCAATCGCCTAATTAGACTATAGAGGAGAGGTAGTTGAGGGTAACTGCTGTAAGATTGTCTGCAGTTTCAATCAGTGTCATCAAATCTGTTTATTAAAGTTAAAAAAATAGACTCGAACTCACATTGATATGCACTATCAACGCTCCTGATTGAAACTGTACGGACGTTACAACGACTTTTACTGTAGAGAGCCTTAACTTAGAGGAGAGGAAACGAATGAGATACAAAAACTGGACCACCTGCTACATATTATCATGTCAAATCACGAGATGGGAGTCTGCCACAATCATTGATGCCTATTTGTTTTGCAAAGAAGGGGAACTTTGTGATCTCTCAAGTCAAATATTCAaaccatgccaaacctttttgaAATTCCAATCCCCAACAAGCTCCCCCATGCATGGACCCATCCTCCACCACACTAATGGAGAAATAAAGTAGAAAAAAGTAGGGAGCTTAGTGACCTCAAAGAGATATTGGTCCAAGTCGCAGGCATGTTTACTACTTAATTATACTCTATGGCTTCCATCAAAACTAGCAATAATCACTACAAAGAAAATTTGTCCAATCAGATTTCATGTTAACTCTTTGCTAGCACTTCCTTATTACTCATAAAATGTGCTCTCATGACTCATGCCTAGTGCTACAATAGTCTCAACActtaacaaagaaaaaaccaaaccaCGTTCTATAAGGTGGTCCATGACATGGCCTATCTTCTTCTCATCTAATTCCAAAGTAGGTTGCTATCATCATGACACGGTCCCgagtctctcttttttttttttttggaagaattGAACTAACTAGAATCGCAGAAACGGGAGCGAGCAATTCCTACGAAATCAGCTCGAATAAAAAGAATACAATCATGAGGTACATTGTGGGAATACATGAGTCTCTCTATGTTCAAACTAAAAGCATAATTAGCATAGGTATTTGCCTCCCTATAGATATGATTTATATGAATCTATCAGTCCCTAGCAAGCCACACACGAATAATGGATGTAAATTGATGACCCAAGTGACTAGGAACACCTTCATTAGTAAGCAGTGAAACTACCACCTAAGAATGGACCTCGAGCTCAACCTGACGGAATCCTAGCTCGGTAAACAATAAGGAAAAATAGTATGCAGGCATAGAGGAAGATAGGGAGAGGTTAGAGCTTTGTTCAATGCCCACAATTCAGCCTCGTTGGATTCACAAATCCCCACCTACAAGAGAATAGGCAGATCATCAACCCATTTTCATCACCGAAAACGCTTAGGCCATGTCTACAGTTGTTCTCAACAAAATGAGACCATCAAAATAACTTTGTTGTGCCCCAACAAAACCACACTCATGCCCAAATAAAATGACAATGTTGTGGTTGCTCTTAGATGGACCATACCTTATATGATAAACCACAAACACGTGAACTCTTGTTTCCACTAAAAGTGATTTCTAGTCACTTAATTGACACATGGCGGCATGAGTTCATCAATGGCCATTCTCATCCAATCACCAGTGAACATGTGGCGAGAGCAATGAGATTTCCCTAAtcgtttgttcattttgcaagaaatatggatttatttgaGTTGAAATTCAAGAATATTGGTTGAAGATGATGTATCCGAAAGATGAAAATCTAGGAATTTATTGTTAAAGttatttttattctattttaaaaCAATTTGTTAGCTAATCGAAATAACCTTCTTCGTTAAAAGTAATCGGATATTTACTTATAAACTACATAAGTGACTTGCACTTAACTGTGATATAAGTCTAAACGATATTATGCTGCTTAGTTTTTTTCTAGAGACTTCGGTTTTTCCGcaccaatgttttttttaatctttatttttgaaaataacaatGTAAAAACAAATACAGTTGTAGTCTATTCAAAGTCAACCGTCAAGTCTCTTCCTGGCCGTCGATGCCACATTAAATCGCTACAGTCGATGCGGACGCGTGTCCCACAAAGCGACTAGCGTGTTCACACATTTCACATTCTCAGAACATAAAACGCGCACACGTCTCTCTCATTTCCTACGCTATTTATTTGCCCCCACTCCCCCCATCACCGTCATTTAACTAAGCAAACCCACCCCACTGTCACTCTCTGTCCTCAAAATCACACACTCCGAGAGTCTACAATGGCAGCAGTGAAAGCGTGTTTGCTTCTGTGCGTTCTCTCCGTGCTCTCCATTTGCGCCGTTGATGGCGCTGGCCATTCCCACACTGTGGCGGCTCCGGCGCCGTCTGTGGACTGCAGCATGTTGATCATGAACATGGCGGACTGTCTGCCGTTTGTGTCGAACGGGAGTGGCCCTTCTAAGCCTGAGAAGACTTGTTGCACCGGGTTTAAGACCGTGTTGAAGGCAGATCCTGATTGTATTTGTCAGGCCTTCAAGAGCAGTGCACAGTTTGGTGTGGTAATTGATATCAAGAGGGCAATGGCTCTTCCTGCTGCTTGCGGAGTCCATGACTCCTCTGCTCCTACCTGTGGAAGTAAGTCCTGTTGATTTTATCTTTCCCTCTTTTGGTTCGGGTTAGATCTTTTCACATATGATTTTTAGATGGCCTTTTTTTCGTcgatttgtttttttctttttcttattttagaAAGTTAAGAGGGTTTGTGGCAACTATCTGTTTGAGAGGAGAGAAAATTCTCTGAACTATTTATTGGTTGGATGGTCTATTTTTTGCTCTCTGTTtgttctaaacttgatattaatttaattatggTGGTTGTCCTTTTGCAGTGTCCCTTTCTCCTGCTAGTGCTCCTGGTATGTCCTGACCTtaatctttttaattttttttttatgataaatcTGAATCTTTAGAAGAGATAAATACGATTTGATGATGACAAATCTCTGTTTATGTTTGTgagatattttatttaaaatcagATGCATGCTTGATTTCTGGATTTGATCTGAATCTTGTTTTTTAAGGGATAGTTTAGAGTTAAAACATTCTCTGCGTGGCTGTGTGAGGATGAAATCTGCATCTGGGTGTTCTGTGGGATTTTGGATAATGATCTATTTTGTTTCTAAAGAAGCATTTTGGAGAAATCTGCATCTTGTTGTGTTATGGTTTTCCTATCTTAATACTTACCTGATCACATTCAAATTTACCCTTTTTGAAACCATCTAATTGTTTTTACCTTACATGGAGAGTTCTACTCAGTGTGCTTACCTTTAATTGCACAAACACTAATGTCTTCCTTATTATATTGGGATTGAGCCATGGATGGATCCTATTAATCACTACTGCCCTTTTAAATCAAGACTCTGTATCTTACCAAGTTTGATGGAAGAATAAACTCCAATACGATCCAGACTCTGATAAGGAAATAACGTTACAAAAGCAGGATCAATTTGCTTAGCAAATATGCATAATCATAGGGGTGGcagaaaccaaaccaaactgTTTTGTAGACCAAAATTTACGGGTTGGGTTCAGGTTATCCATGTAAGagtttgtttgttgtttgcaGTGATTAATGTATTTTGATATGTTTAGGGCTTGCATGATTACTAACTCAATCGTTTTCCTAGTTTAGCAATTGCGCAAAAAAAATGATCTTTAAGTTGACCCTTAGCTAGTAATTTGTGTTCAAAGTGAGCTATAATcacattttgattttttaaggGTCGATGTAGTCTTTTACTTTGAACAGAATTTCAACTACAATGCATATTTCCATGATTGTGATTATTGGTTGGCAAACTCTTTTTTTGTGTTTACTATCTTAGTATGCAAAGATTGATTGCTTTGCCCAACTGTTCTCACAGAGACCTCTCCCACATTGAGTGGACTTGGACCTACATCTGCGCAATCAGTGACACCAGCTCCAGCTCCTAAGAGCTCAAGTTCTGCATTGTCTTCCTCAGTCGCATCTCTTGTTCTTGGCCTCGTAGCTGCGGCATTCTCTAGCTTCTGAGTGTTTGAACCATTTTGAGAGTGGATCACTAATTTTATGTTTAGCTCGGACCTTATATTGAGGGTTTTCCTTTTTTGTCTCTTGGAGTGTCACTGAACTTGAGTAGAAAAAACTTGATTTTGTGGACtactttgaatttggttttgAGACATCTACTTTTTGTCATATGAAAATTCAACGCAACAAACAACTTAAGCATATACTCAAAAGGTTTGACTTAGGCCAAACTATTACCAAAAGTACTTGTTTTCAAGATGTGGGTGGGGAAAGATGGGTAGTTTAGGGAGTTAAAATTGAACTTTTGGCAATTTGGCCATTGAAAAATCACCGTTGTTCTAACTCAGCCCCTCAatct
This sequence is a window from Tripterygium wilfordii isolate XIE 37 chromosome 8, ASM1340144v1, whole genome shotgun sequence. Protein-coding genes within it:
- the LOC120003537 gene encoding 3-hydroxyacyl-[acyl-carrier-protein] dehydratase FabZ-like, whose product is MKLGKKVGVSRFLYSPAALVVGASEYNPGVSAVAIKNFTINDELFPGHFPERPIMPGVLMVEIILRGMPLVVGSRQLLKPEVGGSLEKFFFAGIDKVRLKKSVIAGDTLVMRMTLVELQKRFGIATMEGKAYVGGNFVCKGVFLMAMGSK
- the LOC120004545 gene encoding non-specific lipid transfer protein GPI-anchored 31-like: MAAVKACLLLCVLSVLSICAVDGAGHSHTVAAPAPSVDCSMLIMNMADCLPFVSNGSGPSKPEKTCCTGFKTVLKADPDCICQAFKSSAQFGVVIDIKRAMALPAACGVHDSSAPTCGMSLSPASAPETSPTLSGLGPTSAQSVTPAPAPKSSSSALSSSVASLVLGLVAAAFSSF